One Brassica napus cultivar Da-Ae chromosome C2, Da-Ae, whole genome shotgun sequence DNA window includes the following coding sequences:
- the LOC106376736 gene encoding LOW QUALITY PROTEIN: titin homolog (The sequence of the model RefSeq protein was modified relative to this genomic sequence to represent the inferred CDS: deleted 1 base in 1 codon; substituted 1 base at 1 genomic stop codon) → MELELGLKVTRTREDVSSSVDFRFSKDPFGPLVLSQETDSRFIIIIHLKGFKKEGIEIEINKEGDRITIRGRKPVEEMVMIRWMAWRKEVEMRAFRKKFLIPDVVDLDKIKARFDDDDATLTITMPKRVKGISGFNLEQEVEEEEEEEEEEEEEEEEEEEEEEEEEEGDVSKVENREEVEEDNVERETQREEGFGEMMEDKERESQVSEGEGFSGGVDEEEAQIEDDDLEMIQEIDEQHKILESSEEEIVGEKELADSDSESEDSGFRKLPDIIEQEDNQEVMEQKVSEETKRDDTGSGAIEGQESDEDSGLENLPDIKEQKDNQEGREHKVSEETESDDNGSGAVEEIEEEESDEDSGLKKLPDIIEQEDSQEVMEQKVSEDAKSDDIVSGAVEEIEEQESDGNSGSGTKTKDSGLENLPDIIGQEDNQKVREQKVSEETKSDDNGSEEVEENEEEESDEDSGLKNLPDMIEQEDKQEVMEQKVSEETKRDDIRSEAVEEIEEQESGGNSGSDTKTKDSGSEKLPDIIGQEDNQKVREQKVSEETRSDDNRSGEVEEIEEQESDEDSGLKELPDMIEQEDNQEVMEQKVSEGTRIEEIGCRAVEEIEEQESDEIGRTSISREIEKKKSDAGDGLRKAQGIEEPERHNEERKIQEMVEEETGGQEKDSKGDFDGKETQIEDDNLGKSHEEETVGQHEFSDSDTTSEGSSSLRKPPNIFEQENNQDVMEQKDSQAETKSDSRSSEEIEKQEPHEQLDGTSKSRATSDDDGLNKVQGTEEPERRNEESKIQEMVRGDPKEDVDAEMGEGFTPNIERTPVVAETETKAGELESKKTVAENVEKKHDELVEKKEEKDRRSFIKVQENEEQHSSVTNDVPKPVQETEAPEMDTLVKTNDEEKEKKKSLEMEKKNIGEGFAPNIAETEKKPEDFESEKQGAGDVDKIHKLVEKKKEEDANVRAKGEDRRSLIKLQENEEQHSKGRKGQDKQENIKELLEEKAPEADTEIVNDIQKPVKEIEVPEVGTLEETGDEGKEKKNIVETERKPEDFECDKLGADEVDKIDELVEQKKEEADAKNDEAGPQSSSIKPQGVGEQLSQGQKRHEKTKELVEEKTPEAEKAIEDDTPKRVQEETKDTDSRKPQENIRQQELDECERCEKESKNQELTKINTNYEEKDTEETITKEQDSYRPNVVGEEKEVQELAEEKPHFSKNRKLKEEEKVPEKKTEHGDDDDDISRKAGDSDEKEEVDYEMGKGFAPNIAETVKKTEDFEFEKLGADEVEKIHKLVDKKEEEDDNARAKGEDRRSLLKMKEDEEPHSKARKRQDIQENIKQLVEEKAPEAETDISNDILKPVQEIKQEVSTLGEAGDEIKEGKEKKKSESLEVTNRDAKKETDLKMGVAETKPEEFESDQLKADKIHEPVEKKKEKEKSVGISLIKTHEVGEQQSQGQMQEGEHEMIEELVEEKIPGAETNISNDTSKPVEERGEGRQKIPKLFQEEETKKQPEEHKEKMVETGEKIDDAVSREVQEIIRQQDLDEAERCEKESKTQEVVKSKRNDEEKGAGETEIEEQESYGPKILWDEETAEKKSVFDAEERDLDSREEVDVERGKGFTLNISETETKSEEFESHKPEPDEVNENDDIHELAEEKEEDNAKVRRQDEDRSLLKLQDKEKQHSKRQNRQETNIPTPVQETGNEGKEKKKSVTMEIKNGYPKEEFDAEMGKGLTPNAAETETKPEEFESDEVDEVVEKKEEEEDNAKMRRRKIEDSNLSKKLEETKEQQQQEKIKELVEEKTPAAAETTVATQIPKPSQEIEEPEVGTCEEETKDQELYKPKVIGDDDDHHVSRKVGDAGQRDSGAKEEVDPEMGTPNISETETKAVEEDDMIHELVEKKKKKVRRQSEDSRLQEEKIKELLEEAETEKPKVEERLETCEEKIFSEAETKDQESYRPKILECEDKIQELAEKKMDFSRKVEEEEETAEKKTELGDDDDDTSRKAQDIDAMKRKEEKEEIQEQVLEEKVIDSGNKTVAHEEDEPGNQFQELIEGEKTSCQGEVKGVESEKNTREVDKRFREAQEVERTDSDDVSGIYGKGELQEEDDRLERGTGTIEPELVNLNSQMEQELEDENINSSCKEEESEIKTDDVIRKVQGVKEHELSEPKRNHGSKIKEMIEEKIGEVEKEDEVQESHEPNIRKERRCKTKITGTEEPSGQAREEEEKEKVVESRTVTEIKDQRPDKPESHEKRYKIQELVEAGHNEEQKDTVKAKQTSKGVQEIEQQESDGLSSSVVQEDKKQETEEKRTKTEDATLRKVQDDEDPEMSKSYKILEPVEMGTSDYKEEVKKQVGDDTLRIQEPPDKPNLDELERRSEQGDKIHEPVEMRTHDDYREKFKKQDGDVDEEKVEDDSSDKFHEFEEQKSHEPERQEKRKHFSKESEEHEKTRVVEEKETLERKKTRSRDVQDDAEPELLKPYKAQEEDKKVHELVEKGTSDYREKVKKQDGNDTSISKEQICTVDEEKLESIADPGEKMEDDNSRKFHEPKSDDYWTQLEREKMKYLVKEEATGPKDKCTAEAGHSDHKEEQHEDITSEKVQEIFEKHKADELQRSLGQDKMHEIEEKEKTKAMKENETVERRKKNXTGDKTQELEEMETKDYREKVKKQDGDDVLRSQETEKLDLVEEEATDPRDKHTGGKEEERDEEVAQTETKVEDETNKEVEEKQKEEEEEGSLDDPMTKIQEIEKEDSHDTEIQEKLDIVQEDFVEEETVDQEDEVAMEAVEANYDEDSSRILQTIEEHEEHKEQRNGPGVEGEDEERIVEKEAYEEALDLKHTGGERYNDHKEEEKFIPKEEVKAEEDSSEEEFDELQRSLVQDKMQETEEKGKPRSTEENETVEGRTKTEDDGSLIKVQEGEDPELSRHKRNEEELKKEDEERKIHQSVEGVKGEDKTLGQEDDWVGEAEAVVAKNEKDSSRKLHTNTGGEELKQQEEIPDPRVKEGDGERVAEKKTKMEKVHVQEPEVKTENEESRRGQKDKQEKNDETRSDDGIVRKVGETKVKESDEKKDPEPEEQIEEPERKEVSNDGVKLVTEEDSLTKGQDFIEKEPSERRQVGQENIQQLKDAEKQEDEGKSDAGVEMQDKIKEAKGIEGSEKAAEVEMQANTGIIMKEQETKRQEPYELLEDEEHDKIPEPIVEGTKNQREEEKRMTDREVEEMKREAEDVSSRKVQKSKAGETDGLEKHRELSELQENQPVAEEEVNEVGGYKAVLKTKSMEDSSQTQDVEEKGPDRTEQENIQEMMAEEEEEEKNEKEKRMPHVDSKANDDSSEKTETEILRGKKQKEDHQEVVETETSDQRKEEREEKIVGKAVTRDECDSSRKNQDHEEIQLDKLEEMSGSLAREETSNDKEENRGNRAGAKITIKDDKKQLLVEIDTSGKAKETKSRDDISRENQKQDSHEQKRNSEEHDKKNMGPNYHRSEEDGKEDKETAEAEGTRKKKGIEERESAKMVDRHDNQDNITDLVEEKMNNQEGEDKKSMSMEVLEKSEDHESTEPERLRKQDKDREQVQQRSTDNLKYEETIETVKDKESRKTHQLKEERLREKENRETECEDGSSKQIQEVDKDGSTEPRRVEERDKIRPVDRETSEDEEEEELKVEVEDSEEDWEAEVIQEMDSDEENDKLRKIRRIKLGFRLVGGSTLFTSLIVIVFRLIRSKRKIRSYKF, encoded by the exons ATGGAGCTAGAATTGGGATTGAAGGTCACAAGAACAAGAGAAGATGTATCATCCTCAGTTGATTTTCGCTTCTccaaagacccatttggtccTCTGGTGCTTTCTCAAGAAACAGATTCaaggttcatcatcatcatccatctTAAAG GATTCAAGAAGGAAGGTATCGAGATTGAGATAAACAAAGAGGGAGATAGGATTACTATAAGAGGAAGGAAACCTGTTGAAGAAATGGTTATGATTAGATGGATGGCATGGAGGAAAGAAGTTGAAATGAGAGCCTTCAGGAAAAAATTTCTGATTCCAGATGTTGTTGATTTAGACAAGATTAAAGCTagatttgatgatgatgatgccacTCTTACGATCACAATGCCTAAAAGAGTAAAAGGAATCTCTGGATTTAACCTTGAGCAAgaggtggaagaagaagaagaagaagaagaagaagaagaagaagaagaagaagaagaagaagaagaagaagaagaagaagaagaaggagatgtgAGTAAAGTTGAGAACAGAGAAGAAGTTGAAGAGGATAATGTAGAAAGAGAGACTCAGAGGGAAGAAGGTTTTGGAGAGATGATGgaagataaagagagagagagtcaagtTTCTGAAGGTGAGGGTTTCAGTGGAGGtgtggatgaagaagaagctcaaATTGAGGATGATGACTTAGAAATGATTCAAGAGATCGATGAGCAACACAAGATTTTGGAATCTTCAGAAGAAGAGATAGTTGGTGAGAAAGAGTTGGCTGATTCAGACTCAGAGAGTGAGGACAGTGGATTTAGAAAGCTTCCAGACATTATAGAACAAGAAGATAACCAAGAGGTAATGGAGCAGAAAGTTTCAGAAGAGACTAAAAGAGATGACACTGGATCAGGAGCAATTGAAGGACAAGAATCTGATGAGGACAGTGGCTTAGAAAATCTTCCAGACATTAAAGAACAAAAAGACAACCAAGAAGGAAGGGAACATAAAGTTTCAGAAGAGACTGAAAGTGATGATAATGGATCTGGAGCAGTTGAagagattgaagaagaagaatctgatGAGGATAGTGGCTTAAAAAAGCTTCCAGACATTATAGAACAAGAAGATAGCCAAGAAGTAATGGAACAGAAAGTTTCAGAAGATGCTAAAAGTGATGACATTGTATCTGGAGCAGTTGAAGAGATTGAAGAACAAGAATCTGATGGGAACAGTGGCTCAGGCACAAAGACTAAGGACAGTGGCTTAGAAAATCTTCCAGACATAATAGGACAAGAAGATAACCAAAAAGTAAGAGAGCAGAAAGTTTCAGAAGAGACTAAAAGTGATGACAATGGATCTGAAGAAGTtgaagagaatgaagaagaagaatctgatGAGGATAGTGGCTTAAAAAATCTTCCAGACATGATAGAACAAGAAGATAAACAAGAAGTCATGGAGCAGAAAGTTTCAGAAGAGACTAAAAGAGATGACATTAGATCTGAAGCAGTTGAAGAGATTGAAGAACAAGAATCTGGTGGGAACAGTGGCTCAGACACAAAGACTAAGGACAGTGGCTCAGAAAAGCTTCCAGACATAATAGGACAAGAAGATAACCAAAAAGTAAGGGAGCAGAAAGTTTCAGAAGAGACTAGAAGTGATGACAATAGATCTGGAGAAGTTGAGGAGATTGAAGAACAAGAATCTGATGAGGACAGTGGCTTAAAAGAGCTTCCAGACATGATAGAACAAGAAGATAACCAAGAAGTAATGGAACAGAAAGTTTCAGAAGGAACTAGAATTGAGGAAATTGGATGTAGAGCAGTTGAAGAGATTGAAGAACAAGAATCTGATGAGATAGGTAGAACAAGTATCAGTAgagaaatagaaaagaaaaagagtgatGCTGGTGATGGCTTGAGGAAGGCTCAAGGGATTGAAGAACCGGAGAGACACAATGAAGAAAGAAAGATTCAAGAAATGGTTGAAGAAGAAACAGGTGGTCAAGAGAAGGACTCCAAGGGAGATTTTGATGGGAAAGAAACTCAAATTGAGGATGACAACTTAGGAAAGAGTCATGAAGAAGAAACAGTTGGTCAACATGAGTTTTCTGATTCAGATACAACGAGTGAGGGAAGTAGTAGTTTAAGAAAGCCTCCAAACATTTTCGAACAAGAAAATAACCAGGACGTGATGGAACAGAAAGATTCACAAGCAGAGACAAAAAGTGATTCTAGATCCTCTGAAGAGATTGAAAAACAAGAACCTCATGAGCAGCTAGATGGAACAAGTAAAAGTAGAGCAACATCTGATGATGATGGCTTGAACAAGGTTCAAGGCACTGAAGAACCAGAGAGACGAAATGAAGAAAGCAAGATCCAAGAAATGGTGAGAGGGGATCCTAAAGAAGACGTTGATGCGGAGATGGGTGAAGGGTTCACACCAAACATTGAGAGAACACCAGTAGTTGcagaaactgagacaaaagCTGGGGAACTTGAATCTAAAAAAACAGTAGCAGAAAATGTAGAGAAGAAACATGATGAATTGgttgagaagaaagaagagaaagatagAAGAAGCTTCATAAAGGTTCAGGAGAATGAAGAACAACATTCTTCTGTAACGAATGATGTTCCGAAACCAGTTCAGGAGACTGAAGCACCAGAGATGGATACTTTAGTTAAAACAAATGatgaagaaaaagagaagaagaaaagtctggagatggagaaaaaaaacattggGGAAGGATTTGCACCAAACATTGCAGAAACTGAGAAAAAACCTGAGGATTTTGAATCTGAAAAACAAGGAGCAGGTGATGTAGACAAGATACATAAACTggtagaaaagaaaaaagaggaagATGCTAATGTGAGGGCAAAGGGTGAAGACAGAAGAAGCTTAATAAAGCTTCAAGAGAATGAAGAGCAACATTCTAAGGGAAGAAAGGGACAAGACAAACAAGAAAATATCAAAGAATTGTTGGAAGAGAAAGCACCAGAGGCAGATACAGAGATAGTGAATGATATTCAGAAACCAgttaaagagattgaagtaccAGAGGTGGGTACGTTAGAGGAAACAGGTGATGaaggaaaagagaagaaaaacattGTAGAAACTGAGAGAAAACCTGAGGATTTTGAATGTGATAAACTAGGAGCAGATGAGGTAGACAAGATAGATGAACTGGTTGAGCAGAAGAAAGAGGAGGCAGATGCAAAAAATGATGAGGCTGGGCCACAAAGTAGCTCAATAAAGCCTCAGGGAGTTGGAGAACAACTATCTCAGGGACAAAAGCGACACGAAAAGACCAAAGAATTGGTGGAAGAGAAAACTCCAGAGGCAGAGAAAGCTATAGAGGATGATACTCCCAAACGAGTTCAGGAGGAAACAAAAGATACAGACTCAAGAAAGCCACAAGAGAATATTAGACAACAGGAGTTGGATGAATGTGAAAGATGCGAGAAAGAAAGCAAGAACCAAGAATTGACGAAAATCAACACAAATTATGAAGAGAAAGACACTGAAGAAACAATAACAAAGGAGCAAGATTCATATAGGCCAAATGTAGTTGGAGAAGAAAAAGAGGTTCAAGAACTAGCTGAAGAGAAGCCGcatttttccaaaaatagaaaactCAAGGAGGAAGAAAAAGTTCCAGAGAAGAAAACAGAacatggtgatgatgatgatgatatctCAAGAAAAGCTGGAGATTCAGATGAAAAAGAAGAGGTTGATTATGAAATGGGCAAAGGATTTGCACCAAACATTGCAGAAACTGTGAAAAAAACTGAGGATTTTGAGTTTGAGAAACTAGGAGCAGATGAGGTTGAGAAGATACATAAACTGGTGGAtaagaaagaagaggaagatgataATGCGAGAGCAAAAGGTGAAGACAGAAGAAGCTTATTAAAGATGAAAGAGGATGAAGAACCACATTCTAAGGCAAGAAAGCGACAAGACATACAAGAAAATATCAAACAgttggtggaagagaaagctcCAGAGGCAGAGACAGATATATCAAATGATATTTTGAAACCAGTTCAAGAGATTAAACAAGAGGTGAGTACGTTAGGAGAAGCAGGTGATGAAATAAAAGAaggaaaggagaagaagaaaagtgaAAGTTTGGAGGTAACAAACAGGGATGCCAAAAAAGAGACTGATCTGAAAATGGGAGTAGCTGAGACAAAACCTGAGGAGTTTGAATCTGATCAACTAAAAGCAGACAAGATACATGAACCGgttgagaagaagaaagagaaggaaaaaaGTGTAGGCATTAGCTTAATAAAGACTCATGAAGTTGGAGAACAGCAGTCTCAGGGACAAATGCAAGAGGGTGAACACGAAATGATTGAGGAATTGGTGGAAGAGAAAATTCCAGGAGCAGAAACAAATATATCAAATGATACTTCGAAACCAGTTGAGGAGAGAGGtgagggaagacaaaagatccCAAAACTTTTTCAAGAGGAGGAAACAAAGAAGCAGCCAGAAGAGCACAAAGAGAAAATGGTGGAGACGGGGGAAAAGATTGATGATGCTGTCTCAAGAGAAGTTCAAGAGATTATAAGACAACAAGACCTGGATGAAGCAGAAAGATGCGAGAAAGAAAGCAAGACCCAAGAAGTGGTGAAAAGCAAAAGAAATGATGAAGAGAAAGGTGCTGGAGAAACAGAAATAGAGGAGCAAGAGTCCTATGGACCCAAAATACTCTGGgatgaagaaactgcagagaagAAATCAGTATTTGATGCTGAAGAAAGAGATTTAGATTCCAGAGAAGAGGTTGATGTGGAAAGGGGCAAAGGATTCACACTAAACATttcagaaactgagacaaaatCTGAGGAGTTTGAATCTCATAAACCGGAACCAGATGAGGTAAATGAGAATGATGATATACATGAActggctgaggagaaagaagaggacAATGCTAAGGTGAGAAGACAAGACGAAGACAGGAGCTTACTAAAGCTTCAAGACAAGGAAAAACAACATTCAAAGAGACAAAACCGACAAGAGACAAATATTCCAACACCAGTTCAGGAAACAGGTAATGaaggaaaagagaagaagaaaagtgtTACAATGGAAATAAAAAATGGGTATCCCAAAGAAGAGTTTGATGCGGAAATGGGCAAAGGATTGACACCGAACGCTGCAGAAACTGAAACAAAACCTGAGGAGTTTGAATCTGATGAGGTAGATGAAGTGgttgagaagaaagaagaagaagaggacaatGCTAAGATGAGGAGAAGAAAAATTGAAGACAGTAACCTAAGTAAAAAGCTTGAAGAGACtaaagaacaacaacaacaggagAAGATCAAAGAGTTAGTGGAAGAGAAAACTCCAGCGGCAGCAGAGACAACTGTAGCGACTCAAATTCCGAAACCAAGTCAAGAGATTGAAGAACCAGAGGTTGGTACATGTGAGGAGGAAACAAAGGATCAAGAGTTGTATAAACCAAAAGTAATTggcgatgatgatgatcatcatGTTTCAAGAAAAGTTGGAGATGCTGGACAAAGAGATTCAGGTGCCAAAGAAGAGGTTGATCCTGAAATGGGCACACCAAACATttcagaaactgagacaaaagCAGTTGAGGAAGATGACATGATACATGAACTagttgagaagaagaagaagaaggtgagaAGACAAAGTGAAGACAGTAGGCTCCAAGAAGAAAAGATCAAAGAATTGTTGGAAGAGGCAGAGACTGAAAAACCAAAGGTGGAGGAGAGGTTAGAGACATGTGAGGAAAAGATATTTTCAGAGGCAGAAACAAAGGATCAAGAGTCTTATAGACCCAAAATACTCGAATGTGAAGACAAAATCCAAGAACTAGCTGAAAAGAAGATGGACTTTTCAAGAAAAgtcgaggaggaagaagaaactgcagagaagaaaacagaacttggcgatgatgatgatgatacgtCAAGAAAAGCTCAAGACATTGATgcaatgaaaagaaaagaagaaaaagaagagattcaAGAACAAGTACTGGAAGAAAAAGTAATTGATAGTGGCAATAAAACCGTTGCACATGAAGAAGATGAACCTGGAAACCAATTCCAGGAACTTATAGAAGGAGAAAAAACAAGTTGTCAAGGAGAAGTTAAAGGTGTAGAGAGCGAGAAGAATACAAGAGAGGTAGACAAAAGATTCAGAGAAGCTCAAGAGGTTGAAAGAACAGACTCAGATGATGTATCTGGAATATATGGTAAAGGAGAACTCCAGGAAGAAGATGATAGACTAGAAAGAGGGACAGGTACTATAGAACCAGAATTGGTTAATCTGAACAGTCAAATGGAGCAagaacttgaggatgagaaCATCAATAGTAgttgcaaagaagaagaatcagagaTCAAAACTGATGATGTCATAAGAAAGGTTCAAGGTGTTAAAGAACATGAGTTGTCTGAACCAAAAAGGAACCATGGTAGCAAGATTAAAGAAATGATAGAAGAGAAAATAGGAGAGgtagagaaagaagatgaagtaCAGGAGTCACATGAACCTAATATACGCAAGGAACGACGCTGTAAGACCAAAATAACTGGGACAGAGGAGCCAAGTGGTCAAGCAAGagaggaagaggagaaggagaaaGTTGTAGAGTCTAGGACAGTAACAGAGATTAAGGACCAACGACCTGACAAGCCAGAGAGTCATGAGAAACGATACAAGATTCAAGAACTGGTGGAAGCTGGACATAATGAAGAGCAAAAAGATACTGTCAAGGCAAAGCAGACCTCAAAAGGGGTTCAGGAGATAGAACAGCAGGAATCTGATGGATTAAGTAGTTCTGTAGTACAAGAAGACAAGAAGCAAGAAACAGAGGAGAAGAGGACAAAAACTGAAGATGCTACCTTGAGAAAAGTCCAAGATGATGAAGATCCAGAAATGAGTAAGTCTTATAAGATCCTGGAACCAGTGGAAATGGGAACAAGTGATTATAAAGAAGAAGTCAAGAAACAAGTTGGGGATGATACTTTAAGAATCCAAGAGCCTCCTGACAAACCAAATTTAGATGAACTTGAGAGACGCAGTGAGCAAGGAGACAAGATCCACGAACCAGTGGAAATGAGAACACATGATGATTACAGAGAGAAATTCAAGAAACAAGATGGTGATGTGGACGAAGAAAAAGTGGAAGATGACAGTTCAGACAAGTTTCATGAGTTTGAAGAACAAAAATCACATGAACCTGAGAGGCAGGAGAAGAGAAAACATTTCAGTAAAGAATCAGAGGAACATGAGAAAACTAGAGTAGTGGAAGAGAAGGAGACtctggagaggaagaagacaagaagtAGAGATGTTCAGGATGATGCAGAGCCAGAATTGCTTAAACCTTACAAGgcacaagaagaagacaagaaggTCCATGAATTAGTGGAGAAGGGAACAAGTGATTACAGAGAAAAGGTCAAGAAACAAGATGGTAATGATACTTCAATAAGCAAAGAGCAAATATGTACTGTGGATGAAGAAAAATTAGAGAGCATTGCTGATCCAGGAGAAAAAATGGAAGATGATAATTCAAGAAAGTTTCATGAACCAAAATCAGATGATTATTGGACACAACTGGAGCGAGAAAAGatgaaatatttagtaaaagAGGAAGCAACTGGTCCCAAAGATAAATGCACTGCTGAAGCAGGCCATAGTGACCACAAAGAAGAACAACATGAAGATATTACCTCAGAAAAGGTTCAAGAGATTTTTGAAAAGCATAAGGCTGATGAATTGCAGAGATCTCTGGGACAAGACAAGATGCATGAAATAGAGGAAAAGGAAAAAACTAAAGCAATGAAGGAGAATGAGACTGTggagagaaggaaaaaaaactgAA CTGGAGACAAGACCCAGGAACTAGAGGAAATGGAAACAAAGGATTACAGAGAAAAGGTCAAGAAACAAGATGGAGATGATGTCTTAAGAAGCCAagaaactgagaaactggattTAGTTGAAGAAGAAGCAACTGATCCCAGAGATAAACACACAGGagggaaagaagaagaaagagatgaggAAGTTGCACAGACTGAGACAAAAGTTGAGGACGAGACCAACAAAGAGGTAGAAGAGaagcaaaaagaagaagaagaagaaggttccTTAGATGATCCTATGACAAAGATTcaagaaattgaaaaagaagACTCACATGATACAGAGATTCAAGAGAAGCTAGACATAGTCCAGGAGGACTTTGTGGAAGAGGAAACagtggatcaagaagatgaagtGGCAATGGAAGCTGTAGAGGCAAATTATGATGAAGATAGTTCAAGAATTTTGCAAACTatagaagaacatgaagaacacAAGGAACAAAGAAATGGTCCTGGAGtggaaggagaagatgaagaaagaaTTGTCGAGAAAGAAGCATATGAGGAAGCACTTGATCTCAAACACACCGGTGGAGAAAGATACAATGaccataaagaagaagaaaagtttaTTCCCAAGGAAGAAGTGAAAGCTGAGGAAGATAGCTCAGAAGAGGAGTTTGATGAGTTGCAGAGATCTTTGGTACAGGACAAGAtgcaagaaacagaagaaaaaggaaagcCTAGATCAACGGAGGAGAATGAGACTGTGGAGGGAAGGACAAAAACTGAAGATGATGGTAGCTTGATTAAGGTTCAAGAAGGTGAAGATCCTGAGTTGAGTAGACATAAGAGAAATGAGGAAGAACTCAAGAAAGAAGATGAGGAGAGAAAGATTCATCAATCAGTGGAAGGTGTAAAAGGAGAAGACAAGACATTGGGTCAAGAAGATGATTGGGTAGGGGAAGCTGAAGCTGTAGTGGCAAAAAATGAGAAAGATAGTTCAAGAAAGTTGCACACCAACACTGGAGGAGAAGAACTAAAACAACAAGAAGAGATCCCTGATCCTAGAgtgaaagaaggagatggggaaagaGTTGccgagaaaaagacaaaaatggAAAAGGTTCATGTCCAAGAACCTGAAGTAAAAACAGAGAATGAAGAATCAAGGAGAGGACAAAAAGACAAACAAGAGAAGAATGATGAGACAAGAAGTGACGATGGTATTGTGAGAAAGGTTGGAGAGACTAAAGTGAAAGAATCAGATGAAAAGAAAGATCCAGAACCGGAGGAACAGATTGAAGAACCAGAGAGGAAAGAAGTGAGTAATGATGGAGTTAAGCTGGTGACTGAAGAGGATAGCCTTACAAAAGGCCAAGATTTTATAGAAAAGGAGCCATCAGAGAGACGACAAGTGGGACAAGAAAACATCCAACAACTTAAGGATGCAGAAAAACAAGAAGATGAGGGAAAATCAGATGCAGGAGTGGAGATGCAAGATAAGATTAAAGAAGCAAAGGGTATAGAGGGAAGTGAGAAAGCTGCAGAAGTGGAGATGCAAGCTAATACTGGCATCATAATGAAGGAACAAGAAACTAAAAGACAAGAACCATATGAGTTGCTAGAAGATGAAGAGCATGACAAGATTCCAGAACCGATTGTTGAAGGAACAAAGAATCAAAGAGAGGAGGAAAAGAGAATGACAGATAGAGAAGTTGAAGAGATGAAGAGAGAAGCTGAGGACGTTAGTTCAAGAAAGGTTCAGAAGAGTAAAGCAGGAGAAACAGATGGATTGGAGAAACACAGGGAACTAAGTGAGCTCCAAGAAAATCAACCAGTGGCAGAAGAAGAAGTGAATGAAGTGGGAGGATATAAGGCAGTGCTGAAGACAAAATCTATGGAAGATTCAAGCCAGACTCAAGATGTTGAAGAAAAGGGACCAGATCGTACAGAACAAGAAAACATCCAAGAGATGATGgctgaggaggaagaagaagagaagaacgaGAAGGAGAAGAGAATGCCGCATGTGGATTCAAAAGCTAACGATGATAGCTCAGAGAAGACTGAGACCGAAATATTGAGAGGTAAAAAGCAAAAGGAAGATCATCAAGAAGTggtggaaacagaaacaagTGATCAGAGGAAAGAAGAAAGGGAGGAGAAGATTGTTGGTAAAGCAGTGACAAGAGATGAATGTGATAGCTCAAGAAAGAATCAGGACCATGAAGAAATACAGTTAGATAAACTAGAAGAGATGAGTGGATCACTTGCAAGAGAGGAAACAAGCAATGATAaagaagaaaacagaggaaacagagCAGGTGCAAAGATAACAATCAAGGATGACAAGAAGCAGTTGCTTGTGGAAATTGACACAAGTGGTAAAGCAAAAGAGACTAAGAGTAGAGATGACATCTCAagagaaaatcaaaaacaaGACTCTCATGAACAAAAGAGAAACTCTGAGGAACATGACAAGAAGAACATGGGACCAAACTATCACAGAAGTGAAGAGGATGGTAAGGAAGATAAAGAAACTGCAGAAGCAGAGGGCACGAGAAAGAAGAAGGGGATTGAAGAACGAGAATCAGCTAAAATGGTGGATAGACATGATAACCAAGATAACATAACTGATTTGGTGGAAGAGAAAATGAACAATCAAGAAGGAGAAGACAAGAAGAGTATGTCTATGGAGGTCTTGGAAAAATCTGAAGACCATGAATCAACAGAACCTGAAAGGCTGAGGAAACAAGACAAGGATAGGGAACAAGTGCAACAAAGATCAACAGATAACCTTAAATATGAAGAAACCATAGAAACAGTCAAGGATAAGGAATCAAGAAAGACTCATCAGCTCAAAGAAGAGAGGCTTAGGGAAAAAGAGAACAGGGAAACTGAATGTGAAGATGGTAGCTCAAAACAGATTCAAGAGGTAGACAAAGATGGATCAACAGAACCAAGAAGAGTTGAGGAAAGAGACAAGATCCGACCAGTGGATAGAGAAACaagtgaagatgaagaagaagaagagttaaaAGTTGAAGTTGAAGACTCAGAAGAAGATTGGGAAGCTGAAGTGATTCAAGAGATGGATTCAGATGAAGAAaatgataaacttagaaaaataagaagaatcAAACTAGGATTTAGGTTAGTTGGAGGATCAACATTGTTTACGTCACTAATAGTCATAGTTTTTCGTTTGATTCGTTCCAAGAGAAAAATAAGAAGCTACAAGTTCTAA